In Pantoea cypripedii, the following proteins share a genomic window:
- the wecC gene encoding UDP-N-acetyl-D-mannosamine dehydrogenase, whose translation MSFQTISVIGLGYIGLPTAAVFASRGINVVGVDINARAVDTINRGEIHIVEPELGDVVRDAVHSGHLRATMQAEAADAFLIAVPTPFIGDHQPDLSFVQAAADAIASVLKAGDLVILESTSPVGTTEQLAEWLAAARPDLRFPQHGEAVDVAIAYCPERVLPGKVMVELIENDRVIGGMTPACSARASELYRIFLRGECVETNARTAEMCKLTENSFRDVNIAFANELSLICAEQGINVWELIALANRHPRVNILQPGPGVGGHCIAVDPWFIVAQNPQQARLIRTAREVNDAKPHWVLDQVKQQLAECLTASGKRASDLTIACFGLAFKPNIDDLRESPAMTVAHLIAEWHSGTTWVVEPHISEIPARLSREATLVTTTTALQHADILVMLVDHAAFRAIDTAQVTQSWIVDTKGVWR comes from the coding sequence ATGAGTTTTCAAACCATTTCCGTTATTGGACTGGGCTATATTGGGCTGCCTACGGCAGCCGTTTTTGCTTCCCGGGGAATAAACGTGGTGGGCGTCGATATCAACGCCCGCGCGGTCGACACCATTAATCGTGGTGAAATCCACATCGTGGAACCGGAACTGGGTGACGTGGTACGTGATGCCGTCCACAGCGGCCATCTGCGTGCGACCATGCAGGCCGAAGCGGCCGATGCGTTCCTGATTGCGGTACCGACGCCTTTTATCGGCGATCATCAACCGGATCTCAGTTTTGTCCAGGCAGCGGCTGACGCCATTGCATCGGTGTTAAAAGCCGGGGACCTGGTTATCCTCGAATCCACATCACCGGTCGGCACCACCGAGCAACTGGCTGAATGGCTGGCGGCTGCGCGTCCGGACCTGCGCTTCCCGCAACACGGCGAGGCGGTGGATGTCGCCATCGCCTACTGCCCGGAGCGCGTGCTGCCAGGCAAAGTGATGGTGGAGTTGATTGAGAACGATCGGGTTATTGGTGGCATGACGCCCGCCTGTTCCGCGCGAGCCAGTGAGCTATACCGGATTTTCCTGCGCGGTGAGTGCGTGGAAACCAACGCGCGTACCGCCGAGATGTGCAAATTGACGGAAAATAGCTTCCGTGACGTCAATATCGCCTTTGCCAATGAATTATCGCTGATTTGCGCCGAGCAGGGGATTAACGTCTGGGAACTGATTGCGCTGGCGAATCGCCATCCGCGCGTCAATATCCTGCAACCTGGTCCCGGCGTTGGCGGCCACTGCATTGCGGTCGATCCCTGGTTTATAGTGGCGCAAAACCCGCAGCAGGCGCGACTGATCCGCACCGCGCGGGAAGTTAACGATGCCAAACCGCACTGGGTGCTGGACCAGGTAAAACAGCAGCTGGCGGAATGTCTGACGGCCAGCGGTAAGCGTGCCAGTGATCTCACCATCGCCTGCTTCGGTCTGGCGTTTAAACCCAATATTGACGATCTGCGCGAAAGCCCGGCGATGACGGTAGCGCATCTGATTGCGGAGTGGCACAGCGGTACCACTTGGGTGGTGGAACCGCATATCAGTGAGATCCCCGCACGCCTCAGCCGTGAAGCCACGCTGGTGACCACCACCACGGCACTGCAACACGCCGATATCCTGGTGATGCTGGTCGATCACGCGGCATTTCGCGCCATCGATACGGCGCAGGTGACGCAGTCGTGGATCGTCGATACCAAAGGAGTGTGGCGATGA
- the wzzE gene encoding ECA polysaccharide chain length modulation protein, producing MTSVVVENELDIRGLCCALWRGKRWIVGLALLFALLAWLASMLMKQVWSTTAITDRPTVNMLGDYFVQQQFINNLDARNNTLNLNTPAPTVMDEVYQEFTMQLASWDTRREFWLQTDYYKSRKSGNTRNDAALLDEMITNIQFTPADPAHNTLDNIKLNAESASDANNLLRQYIAYASERAARHLDEELQGAWQARSEQLKAQVKRQEDVAQAVFERQRQRIEQALKIASQQGIKENRTVASSENLPDSDRFLLGQQMLQAQLDTLQASGPAYDLSYDQNRVMLATLQAGPQLDKQFQTYRYLRTPEEPVTRNSPRRAFMMIMWGVIGALVGAGVALVRRPRPMLPTSH from the coding sequence ATGACCTCTGTCGTTGTGGAGAACGAACTGGATATTCGCGGCCTGTGCTGTGCACTGTGGCGCGGCAAACGCTGGATTGTGGGTCTGGCGCTGCTGTTTGCACTGCTGGCATGGCTGGCTTCCATGCTGATGAAACAGGTATGGAGCACCACGGCGATTACCGATCGACCCACGGTCAACATGCTGGGCGATTATTTCGTCCAGCAACAGTTTATCAATAACCTTGATGCGCGTAACAACACGCTGAACCTGAATACACCCGCACCCACGGTGATGGACGAAGTGTATCAGGAGTTCACCATGCAACTGGCTTCATGGGATACGCGCCGCGAGTTCTGGTTACAGACTGACTATTATAAAAGCCGTAAAAGTGGCAATACCCGCAACGATGCGGCGTTGCTCGACGAGATGATCACCAATATCCAGTTCACGCCAGCTGATCCGGCGCATAACACCCTGGATAACATTAAACTGAACGCCGAAAGTGCCAGCGATGCCAATAATCTGCTGCGCCAGTACATTGCTTATGCCAGCGAACGGGCGGCACGCCACCTGGATGAGGAGTTGCAGGGAGCCTGGCAGGCGCGTAGCGAGCAGTTAAAGGCGCAGGTGAAGCGTCAGGAAGATGTGGCGCAGGCGGTATTCGAACGTCAGCGTCAGCGTATCGAGCAGGCATTGAAAATCGCCAGCCAGCAAGGCATTAAAGAAAACCGCACGGTTGCGAGTAGCGAGAACTTACCGGACAGTGACCGCTTCCTGCTGGGTCAGCAAATGCTACAGGCCCAGCTTGATACCCTGCAGGCAAGCGGACCCGCCTACGATTTAAGCTATGATCAAAATAGAGTGATGCTGGCGACGTTGCAGGCGGGACCCCAGCTGGATAAGCAATTCCAGACTTATCGTTACCTGCGTACACCGGAGGAACCGGTGACACGTAATAGTCCACGTCGGGCGTTTATGATGATCATGTGGGGCGTCATCGGCGCGCTGGTGGGTGCGGGGGTGGCATTGGTGCGCCGTCCGCGTCCGATGTTACCAACGAGTCATTAA
- a CDS encoding TDP-N-acetylfucosamine:lipid II N-acetylfucosaminyltransferase yields MTLTHVLGSDIPHHNHTVLRFFDEVITPLLPVNTPRRFMVVTQTPQALQVYQSLQIETFPNKRALAQAVIERAADRQQRFFFHGQFNPTIWLALLSGKLRRRQAFWHVWGADLYEEGSGLKYRLFYLLRRLAQGRMARVFATRGDLHHYQQRHPHVPGSLLYFPTRMPECAVPVAAEHDELTILLGNSGDRSNRHIAGLQAIRAQFGERVKVVVPLGYPADNDVYIAEIAAAAAQLFPQEQVTLLRDKIDFDAYLALLSRCQLGYFMFERQQGIGTICLLIQAGIPFVLNRKNPFWRDLSEQGVPVLFSDDALDEARVAEAQRQLAQCDPSAIAFFAPGYLTGWREALTLSETETL; encoded by the coding sequence ATGACGTTAACTCATGTGCTGGGATCGGATATCCCCCATCATAATCACACGGTGCTGCGCTTCTTTGATGAGGTGATCACCCCGCTGCTGCCGGTTAACACGCCGCGTCGGTTTATGGTGGTGACGCAAACCCCACAAGCATTGCAGGTGTATCAGTCACTGCAGATTGAAACCTTCCCGAACAAACGCGCGCTGGCGCAGGCAGTCATCGAACGCGCCGCCGATCGTCAGCAACGCTTCTTTTTCCACGGGCAGTTTAACCCAACGATCTGGCTGGCATTGCTGAGCGGTAAGCTACGGCGGCGGCAGGCGTTCTGGCATGTGTGGGGTGCCGATTTATACGAAGAGGGCAGTGGCCTGAAGTATCGGCTGTTCTATCTGCTGCGCCGCCTCGCTCAGGGGCGCATGGCGCGCGTATTCGCGACGCGCGGCGATTTGCACCATTATCAGCAGCGTCATCCGCATGTGCCGGGGTCGCTGCTGTATTTCCCGACGCGGATGCCGGAATGCGCGGTGCCGGTCGCGGCTGAACATGATGAATTGACCATCCTGTTGGGCAATTCGGGCGATCGCAGCAATCGCCATATTGCCGGTTTACAGGCAATCAGGGCACAGTTTGGTGAGCGGGTGAAGGTGGTGGTGCCGCTGGGCTATCCGGCTGATAACGATGTGTATATCGCTGAAATTGCTGCCGCTGCTGCACAGCTGTTCCCGCAGGAGCAGGTGACGTTGCTGCGCGATAAGATCGATTTCGATGCGTATCTGGCGCTGCTGAGCCGCTGCCAGCTGGGCTATTTTATGTTTGAACGCCAGCAGGGGATTGGTACCATCTGTCTGTTGATTCAGGCTGGCATTCCGTTTGTGCTCAACCGCAAAAACCCCTTCTGGCGCGATCTCAGCGAGCAGGGGGTGCCGGTATTGTTCAGCGACGATGCGCTTGATGAGGCGCGGGTCGCGGAGGCACAGCGCCAGTTAGCGCAATGCGATCCCTCCGCCATCGCCTTCTTTGCCCCTGGCTATCTGACAGGGTGGCGCGAGGCGCTCACTCTGAGTGAAACGGAGACATTATGA
- the wecB gene encoding non-hydrolyzing UDP-N-acetylglucosamine 2-epimerase: protein MKVLTVFGTRPEAIKMAPLVQALAQDAAFESRLCVTAQHREMLDQVLRLFSLQPDYDLNIMRPEQGLTEITCRILQGMKTVLADFRPDVVLVHGDTTTTLAASLAAFYHQIPVGHVEAGLRTGNLMSPWPEEANRTLTGHLASYHFTPTENSRQNLLHENLPDQRIFVTGNTVIDALLWVRDRVLDDADLNARLAARYPFLNPDKKLVLVTGHRRESFGGGFERICSALAHIARQHPQVQIVYPVHLNPNVSEPVNRILSGIENIVLIEPQEYLPFVWLMNRAWLILTDSGGIQEEAPSLGKPVLVMRDTTERPEAVAAGTVRLVGTDVDKIVAEVSQLLDNEDAWLAMSHAHNPYGDGQACARILQALKNHRA from the coding sequence GTGAAAGTTCTGACCGTATTTGGCACTCGTCCTGAGGCGATAAAAATGGCGCCCCTGGTGCAGGCGCTGGCGCAGGATGCTGCGTTTGAGTCGCGCCTGTGCGTCACGGCGCAGCATCGCGAAATGCTTGATCAGGTGCTGCGCCTGTTCAGCCTGCAACCCGATTACGATCTCAATATCATGCGCCCGGAGCAGGGCCTGACGGAGATCACCTGCCGCATTTTGCAGGGCATGAAAACCGTGCTGGCTGACTTCAGGCCCGATGTGGTCCTGGTGCATGGCGACACCACCACCACGCTGGCCGCCAGCCTGGCGGCGTTCTATCACCAGATTCCGGTGGGGCATGTGGAAGCGGGTCTGCGCACCGGTAACCTGATGTCACCGTGGCCGGAGGAAGCGAACCGCACCCTGACCGGCCATCTGGCAAGTTATCACTTCACGCCCACCGAAAACTCGCGCCAAAACCTGCTGCATGAAAATCTGCCGGATCAGCGTATTTTCGTCACCGGGAACACCGTCATTGATGCGTTGCTGTGGGTGCGCGATCGCGTGCTGGATGATGCCGACCTCAATGCCCGGCTGGCGGCGCGTTATCCGTTCCTCAACCCGGATAAAAAGCTGGTGCTGGTTACCGGCCACCGGCGTGAGAGTTTTGGCGGCGGTTTCGAACGTATTTGCAGTGCGTTGGCGCACATTGCCCGCCAGCATCCGCAGGTGCAAATCGTTTATCCGGTGCACCTCAACCCCAATGTCAGCGAACCGGTGAACCGCATTCTGAGTGGCATCGAAAATATCGTGTTGATTGAGCCGCAGGAGTACCTGCCTTTTGTCTGGCTGATGAACCGGGCCTGGCTGATCCTCACCGATTCGGGCGGTATTCAGGAAGAAGCTCCCTCACTTGGTAAGCCGGTGCTGGTGATGCGTGACACCACCGAGCGTCCGGAAGCGGTGGCTGCCGGTACGGTCAGGCTGGTTGGTACCGATGTTGACAAAATTGTCGCTGAAGTCAGCCAGCTGCTGGACAACGAAGACGCCTGGCTGGCGATGAGCCATGCGCACAACCCTTATGGCGACGGCCAGGCCTGCGCACGCATTTTGCAGGCCCTCAAAAATCACAGAGCATAA
- the rffA gene encoding dTDP-4-amino-4,6-dideoxygalactose transaminase, whose product MIPFNAPPVVGSEIEYMQSAMASGKLCGDGGFTRRCQQWMEQHFGSKKVLLTPSCTASLEMAALLIDIQPGDEVIMPSYTFVSTANAFVLRGATIVFVDVRPDTLNIDETLIEAAITSKTRAIVPVHYAGVACEMDTIMALAAKHKLYVIEDAAQGVMSQYKGRALGTIGHIGCFSFHETKNYTAGGEGGATLINEAKLVERAEIIREKGTNRSQFFRGQVDKYTWRDIGSSYLMADLQAAYLWAQLEAAERINQQRLRLWNNYFAALQPLAATGRIALPVVPDSCRHNAHMFYIKLRDSNDRQALINWMKEAEILTVFHYIPLHSSPAGERFGRFHGDDVFTTAESERVLRLPLFYNLSDNNQRTVINSLLSFFA is encoded by the coding sequence ATGATCCCATTTAATGCCCCGCCGGTGGTGGGCAGCGAAATTGAATATATGCAGTCGGCGATGGCCAGCGGCAAACTGTGCGGCGATGGTGGCTTTACCCGGCGCTGTCAGCAGTGGATGGAACAACACTTCGGCAGCAAAAAAGTTCTGCTGACCCCCTCCTGCACCGCCTCGCTGGAGATGGCGGCGCTGCTGATTGATATCCAGCCCGGTGATGAAGTGATCATGCCGAGCTACACCTTTGTGTCCACAGCCAATGCCTTTGTGTTGCGCGGTGCGACCATCGTTTTCGTTGATGTGCGGCCCGATACGCTCAATATCGATGAAACCCTGATTGAAGCGGCGATTACCAGCAAAACCCGCGCTATCGTGCCGGTGCATTACGCCGGGGTGGCCTGCGAAATGGACACCATCATGGCGCTGGCGGCGAAGCATAAATTGTATGTGATTGAAGATGCCGCGCAGGGCGTGATGTCGCAATACAAAGGGCGCGCGCTGGGTACCATCGGCCATATTGGTTGCTTCAGCTTCCATGAAACCAAAAACTACACCGCGGGCGGTGAAGGTGGCGCGACGCTGATTAATGAGGCAAAACTGGTAGAACGTGCGGAGATCATCCGCGAAAAAGGCACCAACCGTAGCCAGTTCTTCCGGGGTCAGGTGGATAAATACACCTGGCGCGATATCGGTTCCAGTTATCTGATGGCGGATTTGCAGGCGGCCTATCTGTGGGCGCAGCTGGAAGCCGCCGAACGCATTAACCAGCAGCGTTTACGCTTGTGGAACAATTACTTTGCGGCACTCCAGCCGCTGGCGGCAACCGGACGCATTGCGTTGCCGGTGGTGCCGGACAGCTGTCGCCACAACGCGCATATGTTTTACATCAAGCTGCGTGACAGCAACGATCGGCAGGCGCTGATCAACTGGATGAAAGAAGCGGAAATTCTCACCGTGTTTCACTATATCCCGCTGCATTCATCACCGGCGGGGGAGCGCTTTGGTCGCTTCCACGGTGATGACGTGTTTACCACGGCTGAGAGTGAGCGCGTGCTGCGTCTGCCGCTGTTCTACAATCTGTCGGACAACAATCAGCGCACGGTCATTAACTCTTTGCTGAGTTTCTTTGCCTGA
- the rffC gene encoding dTDP-4-amino-4,6-dideoxy-D-galactose acyltransferase has protein sequence MSVNVSIKPLPWESGFFAVQTARLDPDGDTPLTQALQQPCALWQMKVAAERNDVIDVISRHGFQLVEGEADLAINIKRTERQTGVRIAREAQIPQLRAAAATAFRLSRFRAPWFHADDSSRFYAQWIENAVRGTFDNQCLIACDEQGALQGFVSIREQNDDARIGLLAVLPEAQGKGIGQRLLLAAADWGRVRQLNRLRVATQLSNLAAMRLYLRSGARLESTAYWFYRNAHDPI, from the coding sequence ATGTCCGTCAACGTCAGTATTAAGCCCCTGCCGTGGGAAAGCGGCTTCTTCGCCGTGCAGACGGCGCGGCTGGATCCTGATGGCGATACGCCGCTGACGCAGGCGCTGCAACAGCCCTGCGCGCTGTGGCAAATGAAGGTGGCCGCTGAGCGCAACGATGTGATTGATGTCATCAGTCGGCACGGTTTCCAGCTGGTGGAAGGAGAAGCTGACCTTGCCATCAACATCAAACGTACCGAACGGCAAACCGGTGTGCGTATCGCGCGTGAAGCGCAGATCCCGCAGCTGCGCGCTGCCGCCGCGACGGCGTTCCGCCTGAGCCGTTTTCGTGCACCCTGGTTTCACGCCGATGACAGCAGCCGCTTCTATGCGCAATGGATTGAAAACGCGGTGCGCGGCACCTTTGATAACCAATGCCTGATCGCCTGCGATGAACAGGGCGCGTTGCAGGGATTTGTCTCGATACGCGAACAGAACGACGATGCGCGCATCGGCCTGCTGGCGGTGTTGCCTGAAGCGCAGGGCAAAGGGATTGGCCAGCGGCTACTGCTGGCGGCAGCGGACTGGGGGCGGGTGCGCCAGCTCAATCGCCTGCGTGTTGCCACCCAGCTCAGTAATCTGGCGGCGATGCGCCTCTATTTACGCAGCGGTGCGCGGCTCGAAAGCACCGCCTACTGGTTTTACAGGAACGCACATGATCCCATTTAA
- the wzxE gene encoding lipid III flippase WzxE — MSLAKASVWTASSTLVKIVAGLLVVKLLAVSFGPEGVGQAGNFRQMITVLGVLAGAGIFNGVTTYVAQFQQQPESLRAVTGTASALVLGFSTLLALVFLLAAAPISRALFGHDQYQGVVRIVAFLQFGIAWANLTLALLKGFRDARGNALALMAGSLIGVLAYVLCWWVGGYAGALVGLALVPALIVIPALVMLHRHHQVLPLRWLKPVWQPELARNLAKYTLMALITSVTLPVAWVMMRNLLAQQQGWAQVGLWQGVTSISDAYLQFITATFSVWLLPTLARLEHKPQITREILRALRFVLPAVAAASFCVWLLRDVAIWLLFSTKFAAMRDLFVWQLCGDVFKVGAYVFGYLVIAKASLRFYILTEVSQFILLLAFSHWLIPLHGTTGAAQAYMATYICYFALCCGAFTIYCRKK; from the coding sequence ATGTCGCTGGCTAAAGCCTCGGTGTGGACCGCCTCGTCCACGCTGGTCAAAATTGTTGCGGGTTTGCTGGTGGTTAAACTGCTGGCCGTCAGTTTCGGGCCGGAAGGTGTCGGCCAGGCCGGTAACTTTCGTCAGATGATCACCGTGCTTGGCGTACTGGCAGGGGCGGGTATCTTCAACGGCGTCACCACTTACGTGGCGCAATTTCAGCAGCAGCCTGAGTCGTTGCGTGCCGTCACCGGTACCGCGTCAGCGCTGGTGCTGGGTTTCTCCACGCTGCTGGCGCTGGTGTTCCTGCTGGCGGCGGCTCCCATCAGTCGTGCTTTGTTCGGCCATGACCAATATCAGGGCGTGGTCAGGATCGTCGCATTTTTGCAGTTCGGCATCGCCTGGGCCAACCTGACGCTGGCGCTGCTAAAAGGTTTTCGCGATGCGCGTGGCAATGCGCTGGCGTTGATGGCGGGCAGCCTGATTGGCGTGCTGGCCTATGTGCTGTGCTGGTGGGTTGGTGGTTATGCCGGTGCGCTGGTTGGCCTGGCGCTGGTGCCCGCGCTGATCGTGATTCCGGCGCTGGTGATGCTGCACCGTCATCATCAGGTCTTGCCGTTGCGCTGGTTAAAACCGGTGTGGCAGCCGGAACTGGCGCGCAATCTGGCGAAGTATACTCTGATGGCGCTGATCACTTCGGTAACGCTACCGGTGGCCTGGGTGATGATGCGTAACCTGCTGGCGCAGCAGCAAGGCTGGGCACAGGTGGGGCTGTGGCAGGGGGTGACCAGTATCTCTGATGCCTACCTGCAATTTATCACCGCCACGTTTAGCGTCTGGCTGTTGCCCACTCTGGCACGGCTGGAGCATAAGCCACAGATCACCCGCGAAATCCTGCGTGCGCTGCGCTTTGTCCTGCCTGCCGTGGCGGCCGCCAGCTTTTGCGTCTGGCTGCTGCGCGACGTGGCTATCTGGTTGCTGTTTTCCACAAAGTTTGCCGCGATGCGCGATCTGTTCGTCTGGCAACTGTGCGGCGACGTGTTTAAAGTCGGCGCGTATGTTTTCGGCTACCTGGTGATCGCCAAAGCCTCGCTGCGCTTCTATATTTTGACTGAAGTCAGCCAGTTCATCTTGCTACTGGCTTTTTCCCACTGGCTGATTCCGTTACATGGCACAACGGGTGCCGCGCAAGCCTATATGGCGACCTATATCTGTTACTTCGCCCTGTGTTGTGGCGCTTTTACGATTTATTGCCGGAAAAAATGA